The stretch of DNA AATCATTTGTTCCGTTGTTCTACGAAAACAGTAGAGATTTAGTGATACGGTTACGCGAGGTAGTGGGAAAAGAGTTCGATTGCCACGACTACTTGATAACAGTGACTGTTGACATTTTATTAGAGACAGCGATGGGTATAAAGACTGCTAAGAAACACGAACCCAGCCATGACTACGGCATGGCTGTAATGAAGtaagattttcaattttaaaattatattttcgaacATTTCATTTCTTCCATATTTGATCAACTTTATGTATattaggttaaacttcaccttggcaagttagaagtttttaactttttctataatgtaacttttgaaccagtgaattcctcatattgaaacttggatttttagcattttctcgtcaaaatatACAGGATTATacaaaaaaaagttgaaaatttctggcttTCCAAGGTGAAGTTTGAACAAGCATTTTCGTAAACAACTTATGGGGACTCTTTAAGTCCCTTCCCCTTCATGAAAAGAATCTTTCACTATTTTCGATTAACAATTTTCTGTGTGTATTTGCAATTTAAATAGAATGTGCGACATAATTCACCGACGACAGTACAACGCACTTCTGCGATTCGACCTTCTCTTCAATTTGACGAGATTCTCGAAGAGGCAAGAGAAGCTGCTCGATACTATTCACAGCTTAACGCGGAGCGTTAtacgaaagaagaaagaagaatttGGCCAGAAAGGAGTTGAAGATAACGTAAAGCCAATCCAAGATACCGATGAGACcagcaagaaagaaaaattcaatatcaacAAAAAGAATGAAACAACGAAACTACACTACGTGAGGGACGATCTCGACGATCTAGACGACAATGACGTCGGCGAGAAGAAGAGACTCGCTTTCTTGGATCTTCTGGTGGAGATGTCGAAATCTGGCGCACAATTGACTGATGAAGAGATCAAGGAGGAAGTCGACACTATAATGTTTGAGGTAAGTTAATATTGATTATATGGAACACATAAATCAACATTTACAGAATGTAACATGAAAAAGTAgcctaaaataaactaattaattCTATGCCAGAATGTATAACAGTGTCTTGAAAAGTATGTGACAACATCAAAAAGTCATCAATCTCGATCGAGGTATTCATTTTATAAAAGAATTCTAATCAGCTGGAAAACTACTATTTTGTATAGTAACCCGTATTTTCTaatgtacaatttatttttctatcTAAAACTATATTCTTgacgaaaattttattctttgtgCATACTTGTAAAATCCAATTGAAAAGTCATTGTTAGGTTGATCTTACATTCACTCAGATATATGATCAGATATATGTAAGCAAACAACTTTCGTATTCAGagtgaatttaataatttttaggggCATGACACCACCGCTTCTGGTTCTAGTTTTGTTCTCTGTGTGCTTGGTATTCATCAAGATGTCCAAGTAAGTACACAATCATTATAATTTATGATGAATAagaacaatttaatttcttttaatggTTAACGCAAACGAGCAAGGCACAATTAAACGAAACATTCCAGTTAAGTGTGATTTAACTTGATATATAATTAATAGgtatattcttaaattttttcaatttttttactctttcAAATTGTATccgaatataataataaaatccgAAGTCCACTGATTACTTAAAAACATTCACGTTTATTTACAAAACTTTCAACATCGTTTCCGAGATACATCAATAGGACTTATTGTGAAACGGTCCGaccgaaatttatttaaaaaagaaaacacagaatttttgtaatgaaattaAACACTTAAAATAAGATACATACTTATGACAGAATATTGACATTCAGCTTTTATCAACCTAATGCTATGATATTACATATTACTTGTCGCGTATATGGTCGACACTGTACAACATGTTTCACGTTGAGACCGAATTTATTTCAATGTGTATAAATAAGCTATTATATCTTTCCGGTCTTCTGCCTTTTTAATACCATTGAACACCATCCTTGTGCCAGGAATAAATTGCTTGGGATACTCCAAATACTCGTCTAATGTTTTCTCGTTCCACGTGATGCCTTTATTCTTCATAGCTTCCGTAAATTTGAAACCGGGAGCGGCTAAATTTATTATtgacaatattgaaatattaagaatattttaaaaatctccGATTTATAAGTAAGGATTTCATAATGAATTTTATAGTAATAGGGATTATACTAAATAACAAGCATCCAAGGTCAACAAATTCcccataaatatatttttacaatctcaatgactgcaaattaaaaaattttcttctttagTTTCAgtgttaatcattttttaatcaCGTAGCAATTTGGTTTACAACAGTTGTCATAATCGAAAGCTAATTTGAAATATTAGGTTATTTATTCGGGCAAATCGATTTGCTAAATTCTTGCAATTAGAAAACATACAtacaatttgtttcgaatgTTTATGTTTGCCCCAGCAAAATTGAGAAGGGATTTATTTCAAATTAAGATACGTACTACCAGAAGGTCTGCCAGTGACACCATATAAATTCGGACCCATTTTGTTGCCGCCACCTGGATTAACCGTGTGACACATTGAGCACATTctcataaataatttcttccCGTTCGCAACGTCtcccattttcaaaaaataattgattatctCTAATATCGGAGGTTATGTCAACTGcatatttttaataacatttCTGTCACACGACACGTATAGATTTTCGCGTCGTTTTGTAGTTTCTCGGATAAACGGTGGTTTATTTTATCGTATTGCTTCATTCATAGCATTTCAAAGATTCCTAACTTCAGCAGACTAGGGCTGCAATTCACGAATGAAACGTAGCTAGCTTCGACAATTGTGTCGGTGTTTTATTTATTCGAGATATTTAGACATTACGTTTGATGAACAAGCTTTACATTATGATGTCGTTAATAACCTAgcagtttaaattttattttcagtttgttattttaaaaatttttacatttttatatgtttgtaCACACATAAGTCTCGCGAATAATCTTATTATACAAAATAGGTTACTCATGCTATAATATTTATACTGTAGGAACGAGTGTACGAGGAACTACAAGAAATTTTCCAAGGATCCAACCGGCCTTGCACTTTCCAAGACACTTTAGAAATGAAATATCTGGAAAGAGTGATTCTGGAAACATTACGACTTTTCCCACCGGTGCCTGCCATTGCTAGGCTACTTAAAGAGGACGTTAAAATTGGTAAATTTTAACTAAAAGTaatatgttgtcttataaaaattgacaagattgaatttgtacATCTGTACAGTGTactaagggacccaattactgtggaggtatcaattaccgtgcctatatcaATCACACTTATTTTgaaagtataattaataaataagaaaatttaatatctgttCTATAACATTCagtattctttaaaaataagtataatcaatataggcacagtaataggtgcccccacagtaattgggtcccttatatTTGTTTTAGTAATTAAGAGAATTTTAAAACAATGTAATCATTGAAGCTTATGTCGCTgtgctatttttttttagttaccAAGGGCTACGTGTTACCAAAAGGTTGTACAGTATTAATTCCACAGTACAAGATACATCGGTTAGAAGAATTCTATCCAAATCCCGAAGAATTTAATCCTGATAACTTTTTGCCGGAACGAATGCAAAGTAGGCACTATTATTCGTATATCCCGTTCAGTGCTGGACCGAGGTAAGTGATTAATAATTCTTATTGCCTCGTTACGTGCAATGGGTACAAATCAATTCGAAATAATAACTTGGTCAGATCATAAACTTCATTGAGATCATAAACGACTAAAGCCATATAttattgaaatataaaatcTTGCATTTGTAAATGGTAACTCTACAACAAAATTCCATTAATTTATTTCgcgattaaaatattttattgttcattaaatatcaataaattattattgaaataattgatAATAGTCAATAAATTATTGTTGAAACTCTGCAACATTTAATAGTCTCTGCGCATCCAATAGTAAACTATGCACAGTAAAAACAATGGTTCGTGTTAATGCTATTCAGTTTAATGTTGGAGCAGTTTAGGTTAATAATTAATACTTTTGTTTAGTTCGAAATTTTAGGTAAATGTTAAATTCGAAGTGTTGCGTAAATatgaatatattattatatatttatgaaCTGTTGAATATGCAAACGACATACATACTTGATTAACGCGTGGAAaatcatttgaatatttttttcaaatactttcgtaAACTGACACTCGTTCAGAAACGTCTTCTTCTTTAAAGGTGGGGCCTCACGGAGGTATGAGGCGATTAAATtgcgtgtttttttttataggtcGTGCGTGGGAAGGAAATATGCGATGTTAAAGTTGAAGGTTTTATTGTCGACAATCCTGCGGAACTACAGGATCCTGTCGGATCTCACAGAAAAGGACTTCCGGCTGAAGGTTGATGTTATTCTCAAGAGGGTGGACGGCTACCGAATAAAAATTGAGCCGCGAAACAAAAGCAATTCAGAGGTTCTTATTTAAGATGGAGctctttaaaatttcgaatgatATAGTCGTTACTGGATTGTTTGATACATAACAAACGACCAAAAAACGTGATGTTTAGCGACGTGAGTACCGTGCGAAGCGAGAACTATGAtggtttctcaatttttcatTAACTTAATCGAATTTTGCTAGCTTTACGTAGACATATTTTTCTAACTCGTATTTAAGAAATTGTATCGGCAAAGGCGTTGAAATATGTTAAATTCTTTTGTAGTTGTTGAAATATGTTATAATGTTTTATAGCTGTTGATATATTTTAGTGTGTGACTAAGGCATGATATATATTATACTGCTTTGTAACTATTAAAATATGTTAGTGTGCGATATTTAAATATAggaaaattgcaatattttcaaaaataaagaataatacaATTGTATCTAGCAAATATTTCTTAGTATTCTCCATTCTTTCAATGTCGCCATTTAATACTTTTgtgttttatttaaattcatTATTGAATCCAGAATGTCATAACTTAATGAAATTAAACgaaattctaataatattttagATAATAAAAACTAGTAAACGTTAACGTTCGAATAAGACTCTTttaaaaaaacataaacttttaTTGAAGTCTTGTAATATACAGAAAGATAAATTTGCACAAACATTTGCAGCAATTAACACTATACTAACGGAATATATAAATAAGAGTGACGTATAACTAATGGCAAATAaattactatattatactattataaggTAAATGTGACACGAGAAAATATAACATtacaaattaaatattcatttacaatttcgtttatttttacCTTCGATAATAGCAGTGTCAATATAAAATCTTGTACTACTCACTTATCTACAATTGATTACAATATTTCGTTATATCCATATAAATTAACAAAGCGTCAACTTTGAAACATCGAATCCCAGCAGATCTTTCTTAGAACATATTTCACTCCGAGgttgttattaaataaatccaGAGAATTACTAATGAAGTATTCGCACGTTTGCATAGTTATGTTATGAAACTTTCAAGGAATGTTCTCGTTTGTACAAAAGTCTGCTTTTCAAGTAGATATTTCGTCTTGCGGGcgtttagaaattttttatccTTCGCTATTTCTCTTCGTTTGCATCAATTCGGGGAGTAACCGGAAGATTGGGCAGCCATTTTTTCCGCCCGTTCCTTCCTCCCTTTTGGTAAGTCCACTGAAAGGAACTGTATTGCCCATGGAATAACGAACAGGACGTTCATTGCTATAAGTGCAAGCTGACAGACCATGAAACTGTTGGTCCAATCCTTCATCAACCCTGAAACCATTCATTAATGTCTAAAAATCCGGGCAGCCTTCTCGAACACAAAGTCAATTGTCGTATTCCCACAGTtattttcttcaatattatACCAGACCACAGACTGTACAAATTACATTGCAAAAATCGAAATAACAAAATCGATCAATTAGTAACCCTTAACCCCTTGACATACAATGACGTTTGAGATACGTCATACGTTTCATATGACGTTGTAcacattaaattaaaatattgtttaatattgcCAACAATGTTTCTATCATAATCCCACGAACTACTTTGTATTTAGACGAACATTTATTGTTATAGTTATACAAAtgatatgttaaaaaataaatgattaataatatcgaAATTTTTCAATGGACTCACCAACAATTGGACCAAACAGAATAGAAATGACACCACTAATGGCACCGTAAATTCCATATGCAGACGCGAATTTTTCAATACTGATGTCTTCTATGATAACCAATGCCTGAGGAACTAACAACCATGATCTAACTACTCCTATCACTACTATCATCGCATACGTGCCGGTTAAAGTATCGCTGTAAAACAAATAACCTGAAAAAGAAGTCAATCAAcaagttacaatttgtttatttcgaaataatttgTAGATTCAGTATATGCAAAAAAAGTTGGAGCcagtgttatttatttatactaatttataatgataaatttaataattacgaGAATAAAATTATCATGAACTgcaaaaatgtagaaaatataaTGTAACACATTGAAGACAgaaattctaaaattattttgattttatggattcactactgaaagaaaaattattgtattCAGAATTTTCATGTTATTTGTAGAATGTGTTGTTCTACTAACCAAGCTTTGCGAACGCCATGACGATCATGGCaatgaaaaatatgtatttcGACTTCACATTCACCACCAGAGTGAAAATCGCGAGCAGAATTTTCGACGCCAATTCTGCGGACGCGCTAATAGTGATTGCCAAGGCTGCCTGAGCTTTAGTATAACCGGAGTTCGCCATCATCAGCGGCAGCAGGCAGGAAAACGTGAAGTCGCTCGATAACACGAAACTAATACCCAAGCACATGTTCAAAAAACGACAGTTTTTTAATAGTGACATTTCCAGAAGGTCGTCCAAAATTTCTCTGTGGAAATTGATTAAAACAATTATTTGAATAGAATGTCGCACAAAGAggttgaatttttgaaaaaattcattaaaatctagTGCAGAATGTTCTTCTGAAagagtagggtaagggacccaattactgtgggggtgccaattactgtgcctacattaattatacttgtttttaaagcataatggatattaaaaaatataatataatatatgcatAATATAAATGATATAAGTGATATAGGCACTGTAAATGgcacccccgcagtaattgggtcactTACCCTACCGTCCCTAAGAAAGGAAGTCTGCTCGGAACTTTCGAACGACATACACGCAACGTACTTTAAAGGACCTTTCTCGTTGCTCTCGTCATTCATGGATACTTGGACGCCTTTCTCGTTTCTTTTCTCCTTATTTTTCTCAAAATGATTCCTGTCACCGAAGGCCCCGATGCTCGTCACCAAATTCGTCACGCTGGTGGACGAGAGCGCCGACATACGTCTCGTCAACAGTTCTCGCATCGAGCCTGACTTCATTCGATTGTGAATCTTGCTCTCGTCCTCGAGCTCTGAAATTGAGGCTACTCTTTTTGCAGGCTCCTGTGTTAACAATGAGAGAGGGTAAACGTCTTTAAACGGTCGTGAATCGTCTCACAAAGAGTCTCGATTGCTCGGCTTCAATTTTGAACCAGTTCTTGCGAGGTTTCGATGCAACACGATTTTTCAGGCATTTCTCAATGGTCTGaccaaaaatatttcgaaaaaacAAGTTAATCAATTTTCGATTGAATTGCATCATTacgaatttacaaaatattcgttTCAACAGTTTTATAGACGATTGGAAGAGACATTCAATGATCTAccataacatgaccttgaagtgACCTTGCCTTAAGCGAttgatattaacactaggtttacggaacactaaaagtgaatattttacattactttataaaaataacaagaacatgtgctgcccaaatttttagccattttttaaaataacgtatacccaaagaaatatatttgttcaataattcctcatggatgtatctttagaatattaataattgtaaattaaaaatattagaacccgtcattttgacgggtcccgtaaacctagtgttaagtagcGACTCCTCTTGtgtaacaaaattattttcatttcttttacagTATTCATGTTTTGCAACGACTCGTTAATGTTTTGCTTTCGTATTTTGCAGAAATGGctttgggaaaatggctgccgTGTTCTAGTTTAAGATATTTAGTTGAATTTTTCAACAAATACTACTTAAATATCATGGAATAAGATGTACATCATTATTTCTTGATAGAAACATAATTTTACATAGGAAACTAATtcgattttttttattcttcaatcGTTCGAAGGTACGTACACATTATCCCTTAACAGGTTTGATAAGAGCATATTGTAGACTTGAGCACTGACCTTCAATGTTTCAATTAGAAGCGGAATTTGTTTCCCGCCATCGCCTTTGAGGCTTGTCAAGCTACTCCATCTTGTTTTTGCAGGGGTGGAAAAATGACCTATGTCTATGGAACGGCGATTCACCGATGTCACCCCACATAATTTTCGTTCTTCTCTCTCGCGCGCTCTCTCCGCTCGGACCTCTTCCGGTTTCCTTGTGTGCCATTCAACTGGATGCATCATAGTCATTCCGACGATGCAATTCGAGCTCATGGCACCCGTTATTAGTGCAGTGCCTGTTAACACGCGAAAGTAACGTACAATCGTATGCCGCGTCAGTGTTACGCCTTCGTTTCCAATTTTCCTTGTGAAACTCACCGCGAAATCCGTAAACGGTCATTAATTTCTCGATGACTATGGGATATACAATCCCGCCTAAACCAATGATGACTTGGGCTGCGCTCATTACCTAGAAACACAAGAGTATCtctgaaatattcagaatataagTATTATAATCGGATTATTATATCGGCCTTGGCTTTACGTACTGGTGCTCGTTTCTTCACGAAGTAAGCGTTGAAATTCGTGTTACAGATCGTCACGATCAAACCGAGGCCAAGCCCTTGAAATAAATTCAGAAAAGCCATTTCGTAGAAGTTGGTGACGAAAGCCATAGCGATGTTCGATACTGAGAAAATCACAGCGCCGAAAATACCTACCGGCCTCATCGCGTACTTTTTCAGCAACGGGTTCGTCACTAAACCTGTAGCAAAACCAtccaatattaatatttcatttttatgttaCTCTGTATATCCCGCGcggatatttaaaaatttcgtaTAAATATTCGTGTAATTGCGGAAGCTATAAAACTGAACATAACTAAGCCGTGGTCTACAAGAACCATAAACTTTGAAGCCGTTTAGCTTGAGACTTCATTTTTGAGGACGGTGTACATCAGTGCTGGGCACggtggggcccctcaaacgcttgcttcccccaccaattTCTCTTCTTTCAGCTCCGTAGCAATACACCTCAAGCGAAGCGCGTCCTGTCTCCATGGTAACGGCGCTCAAGGGGACaagtgggcgctatggtggggaccaTTTTGTCTGAATCGAGGCACACGTGCCCAGCCCTGGTGTACATTATAACCCTCGAACGGATAAACATGTTAACTTCGAtttgaaatgatttttaaattattaacgaCCATATTTCTCGACAAAAGTAGTTATTTTGTGTGAAACTTTCGCGATTTTCGTCAGAACAAATTCCACAATTTTGAAACAggagccaaacagaaatttcgTCCGTTCTTTAATGATCCTATTAGACTAAAACTAAtgaattgatatttttaaattctctccACCCGTCCACCGCTATAAATTGCACCTTCTCATTATTgcaataaatacataaaatcataTTCAATAAACTTGATCGAAGTCGCCATTCAGTATTCGAATAACACCGATTAAGAGGAGCCTCTGTCCGTGTAAACACGTTGCATAGAATTCTTTCTCCAAGGTCAGTCACAACATTTCTCGACGTCGTAACGAAATTCATAATAAAATACAGTGAATGAATTAGTATTCATTACGTGTGCACGTATTCGAAGTTGATGTCTTTGCGGTATCTCTAGTGTAAACACCCATATTATGAAAATGTCATGTGCTGCAAGCAATTACGCCAGATAATTTTTTGCTATCTCACAGTGTGATCCTCAagtcaaatttttataaatgtaatACCCGAACCAAGACAAAAATCTCGCGCCGCTCTTATCTGGCGCCCACAGAGCTGTGAGACATTTACATTAATAACTATTTCTGAATTAGTGCCGTCTCTTATCGTGTCGATCTTCCCAGCCTCTGACAGCTGAAAGTTATATGTATGTGTACGACTGCGTTGGGCTATGTGTCATATTTGAATGCGTCTTGGTCGTGTCAGAAGACAGAAAATTTCTTGGAATGTTTAGTAACGATACGACATCTTGATAAATCAGCGTCTGTTGACTTGTAAATTTCGTCTACGTCTACGATATGGTGATAAAACCAAAAATGATAATTCACGGCGGTTTACTGGTAAACTATATTAAGTATATTTACGACTTAATTTTGAACCATTAAGACGGATCCAGGTCTGACTATGGAATAATAATTATGTAAAAGTTCTGTAAAAATGACAGATGACCAAAAATTAGAAAACAAAAGAATCCGTAATACTGGTCGtcatataaattttaaaataatgtgaGAAAACAGTACAACTTTGCAACAGTGAATAATGGAAGTATGAATTACTGGAGAAATAGTTTCTTCTTGAAGTAAATACACCTGCAAATATCGTTGAATTGAATAAGTGCAAAGTGTTTACGACTACTATTATTATCATTAGACACGTCACGTGTCACACGTGACGTCAGTTCCTAATTGCGATTCGCGTAAGTTTGCCTACACACAAACTGTTCGTGAAACGAAATTACTCAATGACGCGTTATCGTTATCATAGTTGTCCTCTGGGACAAGCACAAAGAAATTTATATACGTTTATGGTTGTTACGGTCTAAAGTATAAATATGTACTTTTTTATGCATACACCACAATTCACAGTTgaagaattttaaatattcgaaTGGCAGAATATTATGTCTGGAAAATGGTGATGATTATTTTATATAGCAAGTTCACGGATTAGATTATATAATTCTCATTTAAATTCACTACTTTAGACTAACCTTTTTTACACTAGTTATCATTATAATTGACTAATTCTCattgttatttaataattttcattatcATTCAGATGTTCTCCTTTATTGTGAAAGGACAGATTTAGATTTCAAGATACTCGCAAttgcaataaaacaaaaaaactaTCTCATCTACTATAACAAAAAGAGTTATCAATGTCAATGTAATATGAGGTCAAGTGTGGAATCTCTGCTAGTCGAATAATTATGAACGACAATGTATACACTCGCGTGGAAGAGATATGACAAACTAATTGTAAATACGAGACATTATTGTAATTGGCTctctaatttgtttaaaatgtaAAAGGTAGTAATTCACGGATTCATCCACTGTTCCTGAGAAAGAAAATaaggaaaattttcatttaccaGCGATGGAGAACGTGATCATGAAAACTGAATTAAATACAGTCAAGGCAGTTCCAGCTTGACCTGTCGCATCGAGGAGGTCAGCGTATATAATTGCAAACGATGAAGTTGGTCCGAATATTGTAACCTATGAAATAACAAACCAAATATCTTAACACTGTGTCTGACAATTTGTTGATCGTTCGTTTCTCAAAATGCTATTTcaacaatgaaaaattataaCACCAGACGACTCACGAGCAATTTCTTGTTAGTCACATGAAGGTATTAAAACATCTGTTCCCAAAATTGACCTTTAATGTTCAACAAAATATTTATATGGTCAGGATTCAATTTGACCTTGAACCAGTCACGTGTCGTCTGCAAAACTGGTTGAAGGTCATTTTGCATATAAACTCTTTAAACAAATTCGCGTCTGTTCAGATATCAATAAGTGAGAAATGAATGTTTCATTATAATTTGTTCTTCTACTTGCTTTTAAAGGAAGAGGCAACAAATCTCGCGTTCAGTTAGTAACAGCCTCGTAGGCGTACTTGCTCGTGATTTTTGCATCATTTGTGGTCATATGGTTATTTATTTAATTGGTTCAAGAATGTTCGTTACTTACGAATATTAATATCATGGCGAACATCACCATCCAGCCCCAACCACCATCGGGAGCCAGGTCCTCCAGCGTGAGttcctcttctttctctcgTTCTTCATAGAGCAATGTActattttcatatttctttcCGCCCTCGATGAACGTTCCCTTCGTTGTTGCCATCGTAGTTGTTCCGTTAGTCTTAGTTACCATATTAGTTTCGTAGAGTCTACACACATTGCACGGGAACTGTTTGATACAGAAATACTAAGTCTCCTCTCattatttcttcgtttctttaTGATTATTATATTCAATTCTCGTTTGCTTTATTCATTTTCCATGCAAAGGCATACATTCCTCACTCTGCAAGCACAGCGTCACTAAACATCATATTTCTCGCGATGTTACGCGCCGAAACAATGAAAACTCTAACAGCTACGACAAAAATCTTGTTGAAAAATTTCCACTACTATAAATGCGCGTCTTAGCTTGACgcggcaaaataaaattttcgagTTTCACCAAAATTACTATTGGCAAAAAATGCAAACTTTCAACTTTCTAGATGTCTTGTGCATTTAAGTTTAATTTTGCAACTGCATTGAAGATAAAACTTGATTATTTATTTTCCAACAGGTCACAACTCCTACACATTTAGTTGTTtaaatctttatttattttctccctTTGGAGAAATATCCAGAGAAATTGACGCAGTGTTTTTTTGTCATTTTACAGAGTAATACTATATGACATGACTCGAGCGGCATAAATGTCGTTGTTGAAGCACAAGACATCTTCGAAGGGAAAcagtaattttgaaattcaCTTTTCAGATTGTTCGTGGGAAATAAACAAGATTTACACGTTTCTATTGACGGCACAAAAATTTGCAATATCTTCTTCAAGTTACAAGGCCAAGAAGAAGCTATTCGTGTTACAAATCTCAATGTCACTTTTCATACAAACTGGAGATAGACATTGTCAACAGAAAACGAGCACAACGTAGATGCTTTTATAACGAGTTAAATTGTTGAGATTACATGGCAAATGTAATTAATGTTAAAATTAGCACTATATCGATGCAAGAGTATTTATGCACGTTTCAGCTTTTcgatttgcaaattttacactGGAGCATGTGAATCCCTGTAGATTCTTGATAtccaaaaattgttattaaaaagCTTACCGACGCTACTCGTATTTTTCACGTCTTCGAAACAGAACAGGAATATGGCACCTTTAATTATATAATTCTGTACTCTGTATGACAGACACCTGGGTGGTTTTTGACTGAACGGAACAAGACACAAACGAATTCGAAGACTCTCTTATCTATGTACACAATGCCATCACACTAAGTACTGGTCCTTAAGAGGAATGAAATATGGCTACTGTAGCATCTGCAATTAGAAAATAAACGGTGAAGAAGGTTGGTTCAAATATGGAATTTTTGTtgtgttttttgcaattttttttttttttttgtgaaactcGACTGACACAAGagatttaatatattaatatacacCAGGCCTGGGCGACTGGTCGCTACCCCCA from Halictus rubicundus isolate RS-2024b chromosome 8, iyHalRubi1_principal, whole genome shotgun sequence encodes:
- the LOC143356444 gene encoding cytochrome P450 4g15-like, with translation MDTAIATTSYLQSAVFYSLVAITTVLVAVYFYIESLRAIRLSYKLPGPKPLPIIGNALITFGVHPDDMLEMLLQYEVYGPVTRAFLGQKVVIAIYDPRDVEIILSSTVHIDKASEYRFFKPWLGDGLLISTGEKWRSHRKMIAPAFHLNVLKSFVPLFYENSRDLVIRLREVVGKEFDCHDYLITVTVDILLETAMGIKTAKKHEPSHDYGMAVMKMCDIIHRRQYNALLRFDLLFNLTRFSKRQEKLLDTIHSLTRSVIRKKKEEFGQKGVEDNVKPIQDTDETSKKEKFNINKKNETTKLHYVRDDLDDLDDNDVGEKKRLAFLDLLVEMSKSGAQLTDEEIKEEVDTIMFEGHDTTASGSSFVLCVLGIHQDVQERVYEELQEIFQGSNRPCTFQDTLEMKYLERVILETLRLFPPVPAIARLLKEDVKIVTKGYVLPKGCTVLIPQYKIHRLEEFYPNPEEFNPDNFLPERMQSRHYYSYIPFSAGPRSCVGRKYAMLKLKVLLSTILRNYRILSDLTEKDFRLKVDVILKRVDGYRIKIEPRNKSNSEVLI
- the LOC143356457 gene encoding cytochrome c translates to MGDVANGKKLFMRMCSMCHTVNPGGGNKMGPNLYGVTGRPSGTAPGFKFTEAMKNKGITWNEKTLDEYLEYPKQFIPGTRMVFNGIKKAEDRKDIIAYLYTLK
- the LOC143356442 gene encoding uncharacterized protein LOC143356442 encodes the protein MVTKTNGTTTMATTKGTFIEGGKKYENSTLLYEEREKEEELTLEDLAPDGGWGWMVMFAMILIFVTIFGPTSSFAIIYADLLDATGQAGTALTVFNSVFMITFSIAGLVTNPLLKKYAMRPVGIFGAVIFSVSNIAMAFVTNFYEMAFLNLFQGLGLGLIVTICNTNFNAYFVKKRAPVMSAAQVIIGLGGIVYPIVIEKLMTVYGFRGTALITGAMSSNCIVGMTMMHPVEWHTRKPEEVRAERAREREERKLCGVTSVNRRSIDIGHFSTPAKTRWSSLTSLKGDGGKQIPLLIETLKEPAKRVASISELEDESKIHNRMKSGSMRELLTRRMSALSSTSVTNLVTSIGAFGDRNHFEKNKEKRNEKGVQVSMNDESNEKGPLKEILDDLLEMSLLKNCRFLNMCLGISFVLSSDFTFSCLLPLMMANSGYTKAQAALAITISASAELASKILLAIFTLVVNVKSKYIFFIAMIVMAFAKLGYLFYSDTLTGTYAMIVVIGVVRSWLLVPQALVIIEDISIEKFASAYGIYGAISGVISILFGPIVGLMKDWTNSFMVCQLALIAMNVLFVIPWAIQFLSVDLPKGRKERAEKMAAQSSGYSPN